The following proteins are co-located in the Chromatiales bacterium genome:
- a CDS encoding RNA pyrophosphohydrolase, which produces MIDSEGYRANVGIILCNAEGRVFWAKRIGQDSWQFPQGGIRESESPEQALYRELREETGLEPEHVEIIGSTRKWLRYRLPKHLIRRRARPLCIGQKQRWFLLRFVGDEAAVRLDACPHPEFDGWCWVDYWRPAREVIFFKRQVYTRALQELAPLLFPEGTSVEQAPLPERRSR; this is translated from the coding sequence CAGAAGGATATCGAGCCAACGTTGGGATCATCCTTTGCAACGCGGAAGGTCGGGTGTTCTGGGCCAAGCGTATCGGTCAGGATTCCTGGCAGTTTCCGCAGGGGGGCATTCGCGAGAGTGAGTCGCCGGAACAGGCGCTTTACCGTGAGCTCCGTGAGGAGACCGGCCTCGAGCCGGAACACGTGGAGATCATCGGCAGTACGCGCAAGTGGTTGCGCTACCGCCTGCCCAAGCACCTGATCCGGCGCCGGGCCCGCCCGCTGTGCATCGGCCAGAAACAACGTTGGTTTCTGCTGCGTTTCGTCGGCGACGAGGCGGCCGTGCGCCTGGACGCCTGCCCGCATCCGGAGTTCGACGGCTGGTGCTGGGTGGATTACTGGCGCCCGGCGCGCGAGGTGATCTTCTTCAAGCGCCAGGTCTATACCCGTGCCCTGCAGGAGCTGGCGCCGTTGCTGTTTCCCGAGGGTACTTCCGTCGAACAGGCCCCGCTGCCCGAGCGTCGCTCGCGCTAG